In the genome of Actinomadura luzonensis, the window ACAAGGTGCGGGGGGCGTTCAACCTGATCGCCTCGCTCACCGACGAGGAGCGGCGGCGCGGCGTGGTCTGCGCGAGCGCCGGCAACCACGGGCAGGGCGTCGCGTTCGCGTGCGCCCGCCTCGGCATCAGCGGCCGCGTGTACGTCCCGTCCACCACGCCCCGGCAGAAGCGCGGGCGCATCGCCGCGCTCGGCGGCGACCGGGTCGAGATCGTCGTCGCCGGCGGCACCTACGACGAGGCGAGCCACGCCGCGCACGCCGACAGCGAGCGCACCGGCGCGGTCTACGTGCACCCGTTCGACGACGCCCGGACGATGGCCGGGCAGGGCACCGTCGGCCTGGAGATCCTGGCGCAGTGCGGGCAGGCGCCGCACACCGTGGTCGTCCCGGTCGGCGGCGGCGGCCTGATCAGCGGCGTCGCCGTCTGGCTGCGCGAGCACGCGCCCGCCACCCGCATCGTCGGGGCCGAGCCCGCCGGGGCGGCCAGCATGCGCGCCGCCCTCGACCACGGCGGCCCGACCGCGCTGCCCGAGCTCGACACCTTCGTGGACGGCGCCGCCGTCGGACGCGTCGGCGAGGCCACCTTCCCCCTGGTCAGAGACCTGGTCGACGAGGTCGTCGCGGTCGACGAGGGCGCCGTGTGCACCGAGATGCTCGACCTCTACCAGAGCGACGGCATCATCGCCGAACCCGCCGGAGCCCTCGCCGGCGCGGCGGCCCGCGAGCTGCTGTCCGGCGCCTCCGGCGGCGGGCCGGTGGTGTGCGTGGTGTCGGGCGGCAACAACGACGTCAGCCGCTACAACGAGGTGCTGGAGCGTTCGCTCGTGCACATCGGGCTGCGGCACTACTTCCTGGTGACCTTCCCGCAGCGCCCCGGCGCGCTGCGGCACTTCCTGGACGAGGTCCTGGGCGAGGGCGAGGACATCATCGCCTTCGAGTACGTCAAGAAGAACAACCGCGAGACCGGCCCGGCGCTCGTCGGCATCGAGCTGGAGCAGGCCGGCGACCTGGACGACCTGCTGTTCCGGATGAAGGCCGGCCCGCTCACGGTGGAGCGCATCCCCCCGGGCTCGCCGCTGTTCACCTTCATCCTCTGACCGTCGTCCTCCGACCGCCGCCGCCCCCGGCGGGCGGTGAAATTCACCGCCCGCATGATGACATTCGCATCTGCCGGGCGGCCCGCTCCCGGGCCAAGGTGGATCCGGCGGCGCGCAGGGCGCCGCGGGCAACGCGGGAGGTAACCGGGTGAGCGTGCAGCGGATGGACAACGTCCTCATCGTCGTCGAGGACCTTGACGCCGTCATCGCGTTCTTCGTCGAGCTCGGCCTGAAGCTGGAGGGCCGGTCGCCGATCGAGGGGCGCTGGGCGGAACGCGTCATCGGGCTCGACGGGGTCCGCCAGGAGGTCGCCATGTTACGCGTCCCGGGCGGCGACGGCGGGATCGAGCTGACGAAGTTCCACACGCCGAAGGCCGTCAGGGCCGTGCCGGAGGACGCGCCGGTGAACACGCTGGGCATCCGCCGCGTCATGTTCGCCGTCGACGACATCGACGACGTCGTCGTCCGCCTGCGCCGCCACGGCGCCGAGCTCGTCGGCACGCTGGAGCGGTACGAGGACAGCTACCTGCTCTGCTACGTCCGCGGCCCGGAGGGCATCATCGTCGGCCTCGCCCAGCAGCTCGGCTGACACCCGGACCGATTCTAGGAAGGAAAGACCATGAAACCGGACGAGGTGGCCGACGTCCTGAGCCGGCCGCTCAGCCGCGAGCTGCTCGCCCGCGACGTGATCCGCCTGGCCTACGTCGCCAAGGACGGCACGCCGCGCAACATCCCGATCATCTTCGCCTGGAACGGCGCCGAGATCGTCATGTGCACCCCCAAGAACGCCCCGAAGCTTCCGGCCCTGCGCGCCAACCCGGTGGTCGCCCTGACCATCGACACCGAGACGCACCCGCCCAAGATCCTGCTCATCCGCGGCCGGGCCGAGCTGGACCCGGTGGACGGCATCCCGGACGAGTTCCTCCAGGCCACCAGCACCTACGAGATGACGCCCGAACAGCGGGTGGAGTGGGAGGCGGGGGTGCGCTCCCTCTACCACGAGGGCATGGTCCGGGTCGTGGTGACGCCCACGTGGGCGAAGCTGATCGACTTCGAGACGACGCTGCCCAGCGCGGTTGAGGAACTGGTCCGGCAGCAGCAGGACCGCCGGCCCGCCTGACCCCCGCCCCGCCACGGCCCCGGGCCCATCGGCCGATCCGCCCCGCCGCGCGGGGCGCGGGGAGGCGGCCGAGCGCAGGCTCGCGTTGCCTTGGGCTCAGGCGGAGGTGGTGTCCTCGTGCCCTGTGCGCTTGGCGGCTCGGGTGCTGAGGCGGTTCAGGACCGTGGCCAGGGTCAGGCCGTACGCGAGGTGTCCCGCGACCATGACGGCCTGGCGTCCGGGCCGGTCCTCGGCGGCGGGTGGCAGGATGCCGAGCTTCGGCACCCAGCCCTGATAGCTGGAGACCCAGATCGCCAGCGCGTAGCCGACTCCGACGGGGGCCGGGATGCGCCGTCCCCGGGTCAGCAGCCCGTACAGGGAGCCGGCGGTCATGCCGAACCCGAAGTGGGCCAGCGCGCCCGCCACCCCTTCCCCTGGCTTGGGCCGATGCCGGTGTCCCGGGAGTGCCGCGCGTGCGATGCGCTTGGGCGGCTGGTCGGGCATGAGCCCCGTACGGCTGCCGGCGACCATGACCAGGCTCATGACCGCCGTCGCGACCGCGCCGCCCGCCGCGCCTCTGAGTAGATTACGGACCATGCGCTGACGGTTGCCCGCCAGGAAGGCTTTCAGTCACTCCGCCCGCTCGCCGTCCTCGTCCCCGGCCGAGGTGAGATCCTCGGCCGTGCGGCCCGACTCCCTCAGTGCCTGCTCCATCGCGACCTGGCCCGCGTGCCGCGGCTCGCCCGCGGCCTGGCGGTTCTCCTTCTCGTCCTCCTGGGCCGCGTCCAGCAGCGGCCTGGTGTCGGTCTTGGCGTCGTTCTCGTCGGGAGTGCTCATGCGCTACGGGCTACCCCGGCCGTCGGCGTCCATGCAGGCAGGCGGCCCTCCGGGACGGCGGCGGCCGCCGCGCCGCGAGAGAGCCCGGCATCGAGGGCGGGCCGGCGAGGGGAGTGCGGGCGGCGGCCGGGGGCAGGGGCCTCGGGTGGAAGCGCCGCCGTCGCCCCGGGTCAGCCTGCCCGTCATGTACCACCAGTGGACCCGGATGACCTTCATCCACTGGCGTTACCCGGCCGAGCGCGTGCAGGCGCTGCTGCCGGAGCAGCTCACGGCCGAGACCTTCGACGGCGCGGCGTGGGTGGGGCTGACGCCGTTCCTCATGCGCGGGGTGCGGCCGCCGGGCGTCCCGGCCCTGCCGTGGTTGTCGGCGTTCCCGGAGACGAACCTGCGGACCTACGCCCGGGACGCCCGGGGACGCACCGGCATCTGGTTCCTGTCCCTGGACGCCGCCCGCCTGCCCGCGGTCCTCGGCGGCCGGGCCGCGTACGCGCTGCCGTACTTCTGGTCCGGCATGTCGGTGGAGGCCGGCGACGGCCGGGTCCGCTACCGGTGCGGCCGGCGCTTCCCGGGCAAGGAGGGGGCGCGGTGCGACGCGGACGTGGAGCTCGGCCCGCCGCTGGCCGAGGACGAACGGGACCCGCTGGCGCACTTCCTGACCGCCCGGTACCGGCTGTTCACGCTCGTGGCCGGGCGGCTGGCCGCGGCGGAGGTCGAGCACCCGCCGTGGCCGCTGCGCCACGCCCGCCTCGGCCGCCTGGACCAGGATGTGGTCCAGGCGGCCGGGCTGCCGGCCCCCACCGGTCCGGCGCTGCTCCACGCCTCGCCGGGGGTGCCGGTCCGCGTGGGCATGTGGAAGTGGTGAGCGGGTGCGGCTAGCCCCGTTTTCCGCACGTGCGTGATCTTCAGCGGAGGTCTCGTGGATCGATGTCGAGGAGGTCCAGGAGATGGAGTTGGAGGTCGGTGGGTTGCGGGATGGTCGGGGGTGACTGGCCGGTGCCCGGGATCAGCCGGATACCGGCCAGCGCGTCGAGGATGAGCCTGCCGGTGGGGATCGCGGGCCGTCCGGCGTACAGGCCGTTGACCTTGGTCTGGCCGCGGGCGGTGAGGGCCTGGCGGGCCTGGCGTTCGATCAGGCAGAAGATGAGCAGGGCCAGGCAGATGACGGTGATCAGTGCGTGGATGCGGCGGTTGTTCTTCAGATACAGCTGGGTGACGGCCAGCGGGCCTTTGAAGGCCTGGTAGCGGCGTTCGACGGCTTCTTGGCCTTTGTAGTGGCGCAGCACCTGTTCGGCGTCGGCGGCCTCGGGGGGCAGGTTGGTGAGCAGGGCGTACCAGCCGTCGGTGGCGGCGTCGGCGTCGATCGCGCTCTGGTCGAAGTGCCAGACCAGGGTGGGTTTGCCGGTGTCGGGGTCGGTGCCGGCCTGGGCGGTCAGGTAGGGGCTGACCCGGCGGTCGCGGCCGATCGCGGCGAGGCGGTCGGCGACGGCCTGCTCGGTGGGGTAGTGGCGGCTGCCCAGGCCGCGTTCCAGCCGGGCCAGGTCGTCGCGGGCGCGATCGAGTTTCTTGGCCCGGGCGGTGGCGGCGGCCTGGGCGCGGGCGGAGGAGTGCACGAAGATGCGCCGCAGCGTCAGGATCGGGTCCTTCTTGCGCGGCCCGGCCAGCGTCATGGCGTCGTCCTCGTGCACGTGCCAGAGGCCGCGCCGGTCGGCGCTCTTGCGCTCGTCCCGGGCGGCGACGTAGTCCACCCGGGTCGCGTCGGCGAGCTTCTGACCGGCCAGGGCCGCGGCGCTGACGTACTGCTTGGAGGCCGGCGCGATGAAGGACACCCCCGCCCTGTCCATGGCGGCCAGGTTGGCATACGAGATCAGCTTGGAATCGCCGATCATGAGCATGCGGTGCGGGCCGGCCAGCTTCTGCAGGCCCTGCATGGCGCCGATGACCTGCCCGACCTCACCGGCCGCGCCGTCGTAGGCGCGGTGGAAGACCGGGATCGCGCCATCAGCGGCCACCGCGATCCCGGCCTGGACCTGCTTCAGGTCCGGCCGCCGGTCCTTGGGGTGACCAAAACGCGGCGTCGCGTATCCGGGCTCGGGCTGGGGGTAGTCGCCGTGCAGCGAGATCGAGGTCATGTCCCAGTGCAGGCGGGTCACCTCGATGCCGAACGCCTCGATCGCGGCCAGCCCGACCGACCCGGCCAGCTGGTCCAGATGCGGGGCGATGGCATCCAGCGCGCGGCCGATCCGGTCATCGTTGAGCAGTTCGGCATCGGTCCCGAACGCCTCACCCACCGCCCAGGCGCGCGCCCAGTCCTGCACGTGCACCAGCGGCGCGGGCGAGGTCAGCCGGTTGGCCACCAGCACCTCGATCACCTGACCATGAGTCAGCTGCGCGACATCACGCACCGGGCAGGCCGCATCCACCAGCTCCCGAATCCGCAGCCGCGAGCAGAACCCCGCGATCACCGGTAATGCTCCGAGCATCTTCTCGACACTGGCCTGGCCCCACTGCGCATGCTGTCTCACCCGCCACGTCCTACCGTGATGACGATCACCACAGCAACCCCGCGATCTTCAAACACCCGCACGTGCGGAAAACGGGGCTAGCGCTTGAACAGGCGCGGCGTCAGGTCGATGAGGTTCTTCTGCCACACGTCCCAGCCGTGCGGCCCGGGGGTGGGGCCGTCGAACTCGTACCGGATCCCGAGGCTGTCCAGGGTGGTCAGGGAGGCCATGAACGACGGGTAGACGAAGTCGGTCCGGTCGCCGACGTACAGGCGCAGCAGCTTGGTCCCGTTGTTGATCGCCGCCGCGTCGACGCCGGCGCCGCTGCCGAACCCGGCGGAGAACACCGCCACGTAGCCGAACCGGCCCGGATGCGCCTTGAGCATCGAGAACGTCTGCCCGCCGCCCATGGAGAGCCCGGCGAGGGCCTGCTGGGCCGGGTCGTCGGAGATGTGGTAGCGGGCCTGGACCGCCGGCACGATGTTCTCCAGCAGCTCCTTGTTGAAGTCGGGGACGTTGCCGTTGCCCATGACGACCACCATCGGCACCAGGTCGCCGTCGAGGAAGCGGTGGTCGAGGATCTGCTTGGCGCGGCCCATCTCGACCCAGTCCGTGTAGTTCTGGCCGCCGCCGTGCTGGAGGTAGAAGACGGGGTACGGCTGCGCGCGGCCGGGGTCGTAGCCCGGCGGGGTCCACACGAGCGCCGTCCGGTCGGCGCCGGCCACGTTGCTGTGGTACGTCAGGCTCTCCACCTTGCCGCCCTTGCCGGCGGGGACGTCCGAGAGCAGGCGCGAGCGCTCACCGGCGACGAAGAAGCTGCTCCAGTTCGGCTCGGAGGTCACCTTCGTCGGGTTCGACACGTCCTTGGCGGAGACGCCGTCCACGATCCACTGGTAGTAGTAGAACCACGGGTCGAGGGGTCCTGCGGTGAGCCGCCACCGGTCGCCGGCGCGGGTCATCGGGATGCGCAGCCAGCTGCCGTTGGGAGCCCAGTTCGCCCACACCTTGACGTGCTGGGCGTCCTTGAGGTCGGTGGTGGTCTCGAAGGTGACGAAGCCGTCCTCGGTCACGAACGGCGTCGGCGTGGTGCCGGGGGCCGGCGGCTTGAACTCGCCCTTCAGCCGCCCGTGGCCGGCGCTCGGGCCGTGCTCCCGCACCTCGCGGAACAGCCGGGGCGCGAAGTCGATGAGGTTCTCCCGCCAGGCGTTCCAGTTCGCGCCGGCGTCGGGGTTGACCCCGTCGAACTCGTAGGGGACGCGGGCGCGGTCCAGCGCCTTCGTCAGCCGGACGGTGGCGTTGTACGCGGGGTCCGTCACGTTGCCCGTGTACAGCCGCAGCAGCTTGAGGTGCCGGCCGGCGGCGGCGTCCGGCCGGGCGCCGGCGTCCGTCAGGAGACCGGAGAACGAGCCCGCGTAGGCGAAGTCGTGCGGGCGGCTCAGCGCGGCGCGCAGCGCCTGCGTCCCGCCTTCGGCGACGCCGGCGATGGCCTGGTGCGCCGGGTCGCGGTGGACGCGGTAGCGGTCCGCGACCGCCTTGCGCAGCTCGGGCAGCTCCTGGTCGCCGCCGGCTCCGCTGCCTGCCCCGCCGGCGGCGGCGTCGGCGGCTGCGTCACCGGTCCCGTCCCCCATCACGACGACCATCGGCTTGACGGCTTTGCGCAGCGACAGGTTGTCGAGGATCTGCTTGGCCCGGCCGAGGTCGAGCCAGTCGGTGGCGCTCACGCCGGCGCCGGACCGCAGGTACAGCACGGGGTAGCGCTCGGGGCCCTGGGCCCGGTACCCCGGCGGCGTCCACACCCGGGCCGTGCGCTGCTCGTTCCCGCTGCGGTAGGTCAGCGTCTCGACCTTGCCGCCCTGCCCCTCCGGCGCGTCGGCCAGCAGTTGCGTCGCCTCGCCGGGCACGAGGAAGGTGCTCCACAGCGGCTTGGACGCCACGCCGGTGCTGTTCGTGGGGTCCTTGAGGCCCTTGGTGTCGTCGCCGGTGACCTGGTACGAGTACAGCCCGGGCTTGAGCGGCCCGATGGCGCCCGTCCAGACGTCGCCGCGGCGGGTCAGGCCGTAGTCGGCCCAGGCGGCGGAGGGGCCGAAGTTGCCCTCGACGTTGAGCTGCGACACCTGGCCCACGCCGGCTTCGACGGCGGCGGCCGGCACGCTGAACGACACGAAACCCTCGGCGGAGACGGTCAGCCACGGCGCGTCCGCCGCCGCTCGCGCCGTCGCGGCCGGCAGCGGCGCCGTCGCCGTGATGGCCAGGACCCCGGCGGTGATCGCCGTGAGGAGCCGGCGTCTGCCGTCACGGTAGGGGCGCGAACCGGGCTGATCCGATAAGAAGGACATGCGGGAACTCCTTTGACGTGCCGGCCCCGGCGGCCTCGTCCGGCCCGCCGGATCGATCGGATGGTTCGTGGGTCCCTGGGTCCCTGGGTGGTGGTACCTCCGTCCCTGGTGGTCCGCGGCTCAGCCCTTGAAGGCGCCGTCCATGATCCCGGCGACCATGCGCCTGCCGACGAAGACGAACAGCACCAGCAGCGGCAACGTGGCCAGGAACGACCCCGACATCGCCAGCCCGAGATCCACCACGTAGTTGTTCTGCAACGCCTTGATCGCGATCTGCGCGGTGTACATCTCCGGCGACTTCAGCACGATGAACGGCCACAGGAAGTCGTTCCACGCGGTGACGAACCCGAGCAGCCCGAGCACGAACGCGGCGGGCCGCACCAGCGGGAACGCCACCCGCCAGAAGATCTGCCAGGTGCCCGCCCCGTCGATCCGGGCGGCCTGGAGGATCTCGTCGCTGAGCGTGGTGGCCAGGTGCTGGCGCATCCAGAAGATGCCGAACGCGCTGGCCAGCCCCGGCACGATGAGCGCCTGCAAGGTGTCCACCCACCCCAGCCACGAGATGATCATGTATTGGGGGATCACCGCGAGCTGTGTCGGCACCGTCATGGTCAGCACCACCACCAGGAACAGCGC includes:
- the ilvA gene encoding threonine ammonia-lyase IlvA → MTDRLTAAMIGQAAERLRPVVRRTALEPNERLSGLLGGQVLLKREDAQVCRSYKVRGAFNLIASLTDEERRRGVVCASAGNHGQGVAFACARLGISGRVYVPSTTPRQKRGRIAALGGDRVEIVVAGGTYDEASHAAHADSERTGAVYVHPFDDARTMAGQGTVGLEILAQCGQAPHTVVVPVGGGGLISGVAVWLREHAPATRIVGAEPAGAASMRAALDHGGPTALPELDTFVDGAAVGRVGEATFPLVRDLVDEVVAVDEGAVCTEMLDLYQSDGIIAEPAGALAGAAARELLSGASGGGPVVCVVSGGNNDVSRYNEVLERSLVHIGLRHYFLVTFPQRPGALRHFLDEVLGEGEDIIAFEYVKKNNRETGPALVGIELEQAGDLDDLLFRMKAGPLTVERIPPGSPLFTFIL
- a CDS encoding VOC family protein, whose product is MDNVLIVVEDLDAVIAFFVELGLKLEGRSPIEGRWAERVIGLDGVRQEVAMLRVPGGDGGIELTKFHTPKAVRAVPEDAPVNTLGIRRVMFAVDDIDDVVVRLRRHGAELVGTLERYEDSYLLCYVRGPEGIIVGLAQQLG
- a CDS encoding pyridoxamine 5'-phosphate oxidase family protein, with protein sequence MKPDEVADVLSRPLSRELLARDVIRLAYVAKDGTPRNIPIIFAWNGAEIVMCTPKNAPKLPALRANPVVALTIDTETHPPKILLIRGRAELDPVDGIPDEFLQATSTYEMTPEQRVEWEAGVRSLYHEGMVRVVVTPTWAKLIDFETTLPSAVEELVRQQQDRRPA
- a CDS encoding DUF1440 domain-containing protein gives rise to the protein MVRNLLRGAAGGAVATAVMSLVMVAGSRTGLMPDQPPKRIARAALPGHRHRPKPGEGVAGALAHFGFGMTAGSLYGLLTRGRRIPAPVGVGYALAIWVSSYQGWVPKLGILPPAAEDRPGRQAVMVAGHLAYGLTLATVLNRLSTRAAKRTGHEDTTSA
- a CDS encoding YqjF family protein, with the translated sequence MYHQWTRMTFIHWRYPAERVQALLPEQLTAETFDGAAWVGLTPFLMRGVRPPGVPALPWLSAFPETNLRTYARDARGRTGIWFLSLDAARLPAVLGGRAAYALPYFWSGMSVEAGDGRVRYRCGRRFPGKEGARCDADVELGPPLAEDERDPLAHFLTARYRLFTLVAGRLAAAEVEHPPWPLRHARLGRLDQDVVQAAGLPAPTGPALLHASPGVPVRVGMWKW
- a CDS encoding IS1634 family transposase, translating into MRQHAQWGQASVEKMLGALPVIAGFCSRLRIRELVDAACPVRDVAQLTHGQVIEVLVANRLTSPAPLVHVQDWARAWAVGEAFGTDAELLNDDRIGRALDAIAPHLDQLAGSVGLAAIEAFGIEVTRLHWDMTSISLHGDYPQPEPGYATPRFGHPKDRRPDLKQVQAGIAVAADGAIPVFHRAYDGAAGEVGQVIGAMQGLQKLAGPHRMLMIGDSKLISYANLAAMDRAGVSFIAPASKQYVSAAALAGQKLADATRVDYVAARDERKSADRRGLWHVHEDDAMTLAGPRKKDPILTLRRIFVHSSARAQAAATARAKKLDRARDDLARLERGLGSRHYPTEQAVADRLAAIGRDRRVSPYLTAQAGTDPDTGKPTLVWHFDQSAIDADAATDGWYALLTNLPPEAADAEQVLRHYKGQEAVERRYQAFKGPLAVTQLYLKNNRRIHALITVICLALLIFCLIERQARQALTARGQTKVNGLYAGRPAIPTGRLILDALAGIRLIPGTGQSPPTIPQPTDLQLHLLDLLDIDPRDLR
- a CDS encoding alpha/beta hydrolase, encoding MSFLSDQPGSRPYRDGRRRLLTAITAGVLAITATAPLPAATARAAADAPWLTVSAEGFVSFSVPAAAVEAGVGQVSQLNVEGNFGPSAAWADYGLTRRGDVWTGAIGPLKPGLYSYQVTGDDTKGLKDPTNSTGVASKPLWSTFLVPGEATQLLADAPEGQGGKVETLTYRSGNEQRTARVWTPPGYRAQGPERYPVLYLRSGAGVSATDWLDLGRAKQILDNLSLRKAVKPMVVVMGDGTGDAAADAAAGGAGSGAGGDQELPELRKAVADRYRVHRDPAHQAIAGVAEGGTQALRAALSRPHDFAYAGSFSGLLTDAGARPDAAAGRHLKLLRLYTGNVTDPAYNATVRLTKALDRARVPYEFDGVNPDAGANWNAWRENLIDFAPRLFREVREHGPSAGHGRLKGEFKPPAPGTTPTPFVTEDGFVTFETTTDLKDAQHVKVWANWAPNGSWLRIPMTRAGDRWRLTAGPLDPWFYYYQWIVDGVSAKDVSNPTKVTSEPNWSSFFVAGERSRLLSDVPAGKGGKVESLTYHSNVAGADRTALVWTPPGYDPGRAQPYPVFYLQHGGGQNYTDWVEMGRAKQILDHRFLDGDLVPMVVVMGNGNVPDFNKELLENIVPAVQARYHISDDPAQQALAGLSMGGGQTFSMLKAHPGRFGYVAVFSAGFGSGAGVDAAAINNGTKLLRLYVGDRTDFVYPSFMASLTTLDSLGIRYEFDGPTPGPHGWDVWQKNLIDLTPRLFKR
- a CDS encoding carbohydrate ABC transporter permease; translation: MNKANRVRWWTYLLLAVAALACVFPLYWMFVVASTDTATATRMPPEIVPGGNFMHLAGLVVSTVPFIRAIGNSLLVAGSIGIGHAVLCSLAGFAFAKLRFPGRNALFLVVVLTMTVPTQLAVIPQYMIISWLGWVDTLQALIVPGLASAFGIFWMRQHLATTLSDEILQAARIDGAGTWQIFWRVAFPLVRPAAFVLGLLGFVTAWNDFLWPFIVLKSPEMYTAQIAIKALQNNYVVDLGLAMSGSFLATLPLLVLFVFVGRRMVAGIMDGAFKG